The following proteins come from a genomic window of Vigna radiata var. radiata cultivar VC1973A unplaced genomic scaffold, Vradiata_ver6 scaffold_337, whole genome shotgun sequence:
- the LOC106778422 gene encoding uncharacterized protein LOC106778422, whose product MSAEKRKRQLLELEEMRLHAYDSSKNYKEKVKFYHDKKLVKKVFHSGQQVLLFNSRFKLFAGKLKSKLSGPFTIKDVKQHGAVELIDLSSDDPQRSWVVNGQRLKHYLGGEVERLNTSIELVDP is encoded by the coding sequence ATGTCTgcagagaagagaaagaggcaACTTctagaacttgaagaaatgcgcCTCCATGCTTATGATTCCTCCAAGAACTACAAGGAGAAGGTCAAGTTCTACCATGACaagaagttggtgaagaaaGTCTTCCATTCGGGTCAACAAGTCTTATTGTTCAACTCCCGCTTCAAACTCTTTGCGGGCAAATTGAAATCCAAGTTGTCGGGTCCGTTCACTATCAAAGATGTCAAACAACATGGAGCAGTTGAACTGATAGATCTTTCCTCTGATGACCCACAAAGAAGCTGGGTAGTCAATGGGCAACGACTCAAGCATTACTTAGGTGGTGAGGTTGAACGCCTCAACACAAGTATTGAGTTGGTTGACCCTTGA